In the Deinococcus sp. YIM 134068 genome, CGCCGTGATGTCCATGCCCTGCCGCACGTCGGTGGGGTAGTGGGTGCGGATTTCCGAGCCGATGCGGTCCTTCAGGGGCGTGACGATCTTGCCGCGCGCCGTGTAGTCCTCGGGGTTGGCAGAGAAGACGAGCATCACGTCGAGTTCGAGGCGGATGGGGTAGCCCTTGATCTGGACATCGCCCTCCTGAAGAATGTTGAACAGGGCCACCTGCACCTTCGGCGCGAGGTCGGCCAGCTCGTTCACCGCGAAGATGCCCCGGTTGGCGCGCGGCAGCAGTCCGAAATGCATGGAGCGCGTGTCGCCCAGCGAGGTGCCCAGGCGAGCGGCCTTGATGGGGTCCACGTCACCGATCAGGTCGGCCACCGTCACGTCGGGGGTGGCGAGCTTCTCCACGTAGCGGGCGTCGCGCGGCAGCCAGCGGATCGGCAGCTCCAGCCCGTGCACTTCCAGCAGGTGACGGCCCTCCGCCCCGATGGGGTTGAGGGGGTCGTCGGGCATGTCCACGCCGTCGATGACGGGCACGACCTCGTCGAGCAGGCCCGTGATGGCGCGCAGGATGCGGCTCTTGGCCTGACCGCGCAGGCCGAGGAGGATGAAGTTCTGGCGCGCGAGGAGCGCGTTCGTGAGCTGGGGAATCACCGTGTCGTCGTAGCCGATGACGCCGGGGAACAGCTCCTCGCCGCTCCGCAGCTTGCGCGTCAGGTTCTGGCGCACCTCGTCGTGAACGAGCCGCACCTGGCCGTCGAAGGGCGTGCGGCCCGCGTATTCCGGCGTCTGAAGGAGTTCCCCGAGCGTCCTGGCCCTCACCTGTACGGCAGTCATGATGCGGGGAAACTAGCACGCGCTCCCGTGCGGGAATGTGCGGCTTGTTCGTGTGGAAGAGGCTAGGCGGACGCGCCGCCCACCGCCGCCTGAGCGTCGCGCAGCACCCGGTACGCGCACACCGCCGCCAGGGCCGCCAGCTCCGGCGGGGTGTCACCGAGACTCAGGCTCACGTTCTGGCCGTCCACCACCCCGCCGATACGGCCCTCCAGCCGCTCATCCTCCCGGCTCAGGCTCACGTCCTTGCCCTGAAGGCGTCCTGAGAAGCGCCCAGTCACGCGGTTCCCGTCGAGCATGAGGAGCACGTCGTCCCCATAGAGCTGACCTCCCAGCCGCGCGTGGACCATCCCCGCTGTCACGTCGCCCGCCACGTCGAACCCGGTGAGGGAGCCGCCCACGCGACCCTCCACCACTCCGCCGCTCAGCGTCAGTTCGATGTCCTGGCCCTGGAGACTGCCCCCGATCCGCCCGCGCAACCGCCCGCCGTCCCAGCTCGCGCGCAGGTCGTACCCCAGCCAGCGGCTCCCCAGCCGTCCGTGCAGTTCGCTCATGTTGGGTGATACGTGTTTGGAGGGGAGAAGTTGCGAAAGCCGGTCTGCTGCTCTTCTGAGGGCATTCTGGAGAAATGGCTTCGCCCACCGTTTCCTTTCGCCACGCCACCCCCGCCGATGCCGAAACCATCGCCCGGCACCGCTACCCCGAGGAGTCGAACGCCGCCGAGCGCCCGATCTACGCCGCCTGGGTCGCGGACGCGTTGAGACGTGGTGTGTATCTGGGCTTTCTGGTCGAGAACGCAGGAGAGGTAGTCGCCGGCGCGGGCCTGACCCTGCTGGAGTGGGGGCCGACGCGCGGCGACCCCTGCCCCTACCGGGCGCGCATCGTGAACGTTTGGACGCATCCCGACCACAGGCGGCGCGGCCTCGCCCGTGCCCTCGTGACCCGCTGCCTGGATGCAGCCCGTGATCGGGGCGTCACCCGCGTTAGCCTGGGCACGAGTGAGCTGGCCCGCCCGCTATACGAGTCGCTGGGCTTCCGGGCGAGCAGGACGGAGATGACGCGGAGGCTGTAGGCGCTCCCGTTCGCCCTGCGCTCCGCCGCCCCCGCGCTACACTCCCCCCATGTACCGGGCGGTGATCGGCCTCGAAGTCCACCTGCAACTGCGGACGCGCACCAAGATTTTCAGCGCGTGCCCCGCCGACTACCACGGGGCGGAGCCGAACGCGTTCACCGACCCCCTCACGCTGGGGCTGCCGGGCACCCTGCCCACCCTCAACCGCGAGGCCGTCGAACTCGCCCTGATGTTCGGCCTGGGCCTGAACTGCGACGTGGAGGGCTTCACCCAGTTCCACCGCAAAAATTACTTCTACCCCGACGCGCCCAAGAACTTCCAGCTCTCCCAGTACGACCGCCCCATCGCGCGGGACGGCTTTCTGGACGTGGCGGGCGGGCGGGTCCGTATCAAGCGCGCCCACCTGGAGGACGACGCGGGCAAGCTCCTGCACCCCACCTACGCGCCCTACAGCCTGCTCGACCTCAACCGCGCCGGGTCGCCCCTCATTGAGATGGTGACGGAGGCGGACCTCACGGGGGCCGAGCAGGCCCGCGCCTTCCTGACGGCGGTGCAGGCCATCGCCCAGTCCCTCGGCGTCAGCGACGCGACCCCGGAAGAGGGCAAGATGCGCTGCGACGTGAACATCAGCGTCCACCGGCCCGGCGAGCCGTGGGGCACGAAGGTGGAGGTCAAGAACCTCAACTCCTTCCGCTCGGTGGAGCGCGCCATCGAGTTCGAGACGGCGCGGCAATCACGGGTGCTGACCTCGGGCGGGCGCATCACCCAGGACACGCTGGGCTGGGACGAGGGCGGCGGCAAGACCTTCCTGATGCGGACGAAGGAGGGCGAGGCCGACTACCGCTACTTCCCCGAACCCGACCTCCCGCCCCTGAACATCACGCCGGAATGGGTGGGGCGCGTGCGCTCACGGATGCCCGAACTGCCCGCCCAGAAGCGGGAGCGGTACGTGCTGGCAGGTGTGCGCGAGGCCGACGCCGAGACACTGAGCCAGGGCGTCCCCCTGGGCCGCTTCTACGACGAGGCGCTGGCAAGCCCGCCTGCTCCCGACGCGCAGAAGCTCGCCAACTGGCTCCTGACGGACGTGACGGGCTTCCTTGCCGCGCGGGAGCAGAGCATCCGGGACACGGGGTTGAGGCCCGCCCACCTCGCGGCCCTCGTGCGACTCATAGACGAGGGCACGATCAGCGGCAGGGTCGCCAAGGACCTTCTGCCCGACGTGATGAGCGGGCAGGACCCCGAGACATTAGTGCAAGAGCGCGGCCTGACCGTCGTGACCGATACCGGGGCCATCGACGCCGCCATCGACGCCGCGATAAGTGCCGACCCCGCCACCGTGGAGAAGGTGCGCGCCGGAAACGCGAAGGCCATGAACGCCCTCTTCGGCCCGGTCATGAAGGCCACGGGCGGTCAGGCCAAACCGGAGGTCGTGCGCGAGCGGCTGCGGGCGAAGCTGGGGCTGTGAGGGCTTGCTTCGCTCGCCGTCGAGAAGTCGAGAAGTCTAAAGGTCGAGATGCAACGGCGTCAGGTGTTCCTG is a window encoding:
- a CDS encoding GNAT family N-acetyltransferase; protein product: MASPTVSFRHATPADAETIARHRYPEESNAAERPIYAAWVADALRRGVYLGFLVENAGEVVAGAGLTLLEWGPTRGDPCPYRARIVNVWTHPDHRRRGLARALVTRCLDAARDRGVTRVSLGTSELARPLYESLGFRASRTEMTRRL
- a CDS encoding ATP-binding protein, whose product is MTAVQVRARTLGELLQTPEYAGRTPFDGQVRLVHDEVRQNLTRKLRSGEELFPGVIGYDDTVIPQLTNALLARQNFILLGLRGQAKSRILRAITGLLDEVVPVIDGVDMPDDPLNPIGAEGRHLLEVHGLELPIRWLPRDARYVEKLATPDVTVADLIGDVDPIKAARLGTSLGDTRSMHFGLLPRANRGIFAVNELADLAPKVQVALFNILQEGDVQIKGYPIRLELDVMLVFSANPEDYTARGKIVTPLKDRIGSEIRTHYPTDVRQGMDITAQEAVRAEGVVVPEFMAELIEEIAFQAREDGRVDKMSGVSQRLPISLMEVASANAERRSLTGSDRPVVRVSDVYAGLPAITGKMELEYEGELKGADTVARDVIRKAAGAVYARSLGSADTRDLEKWFEDGNVFRFPQSGDAGAAMKATRQVPGLTDLAVTVAASNDDAVRAAAAEFILEGLYGRKKLSRAEETYAAPEPETRQQRGGRWN
- the gatB gene encoding Asp-tRNA(Asn)/Glu-tRNA(Gln) amidotransferase subunit GatB is translated as MYRAVIGLEVHLQLRTRTKIFSACPADYHGAEPNAFTDPLTLGLPGTLPTLNREAVELALMFGLGLNCDVEGFTQFHRKNYFYPDAPKNFQLSQYDRPIARDGFLDVAGGRVRIKRAHLEDDAGKLLHPTYAPYSLLDLNRAGSPLIEMVTEADLTGAEQARAFLTAVQAIAQSLGVSDATPEEGKMRCDVNISVHRPGEPWGTKVEVKNLNSFRSVERAIEFETARQSRVLTSGGRITQDTLGWDEGGGKTFLMRTKEGEADYRYFPEPDLPPLNITPEWVGRVRSRMPELPAQKRERYVLAGVREADAETLSQGVPLGRFYDEALASPPAPDAQKLANWLLTDVTGFLAAREQSIRDTGLRPAHLAALVRLIDEGTISGRVAKDLLPDVMSGQDPETLVQERGLTVVTDTGAIDAAIDAAISADPATVEKVRAGNAKAMNALFGPVMKATGGQAKPEVVRERLRAKLGL